Proteins from a genomic interval of Synergistota bacterium:
- a CDS encoding DUF4097 domain-containing protein, which produces MFILANEIFRFFKQKPKTPNKVAPTGNFIDRSLKREETTSKGGMLMVAESVVKGEVFIEYTEPFEKLLLVPENALLSCTNKAGDIVIKSWDQMLLKIAAVKHTWGKNKKEAQELSKEIEVRIIQRDESISLETFLPQSNGKKTSYVSYKIFIPKNLNVAIEAEESNVFISDLNKNLRVKTTSGNVFIRNISGNVHAQTSSGNILINNIGGNTTIITERGEVHTENIAGNLDVESSEGNVKVFHSRQNVVISMSKGNISFFDIEGSIEVKATKAKIIGEYVQKNLNIVLEEGDMFLDDVEGNITIHFKQGSLTLGNKHSYRIELSSNSGDINLDTVVKENGRYIIETSEGTINLKIPSDASTAIVAKTIKGIISCELPLIITQSSKDELTGVLNQYKALIKLTTSEGDINIRKK; this is translated from the coding sequence ATGTTTATCTTAGCCAATGAAATTTTTAGGTTTTTTAAACAAAAGCCAAAAACTCCCAATAAGGTTGCCCCCACAGGCAACTTTATAGATAGATCTCTAAAGAGAGAAGAAACCACCTCTAAGGGAGGAATGCTTATGGTAGCAGAGAGTGTGGTAAAGGGTGAAGTATTTATAGAGTATACTGAACCTTTTGAAAAATTATTACTTGTTCCAGAAAATGCATTACTCTCTTGTACAAACAAAGCAGGAGATATAGTAATCAAATCATGGGACCAGATGCTTCTTAAAATCGCAGCAGTAAAGCACACGTGGGGGAAAAATAAAAAAGAAGCTCAAGAGTTATCTAAGGAAATAGAAGTTAGAATAATACAAAGAGATGAAAGCATATCTTTAGAAACTTTCCTTCCACAAAGCAACGGAAAAAAGACAAGTTACGTTAGCTATAAGATATTTATACCTAAAAACCTTAATGTAGCTATAGAAGCAGAAGAAAGTAACGTTTTCATTAGTGATCTTAATAAAAATTTAAGAGTTAAGACCACTTCTGGTAACGTCTTTATAAGAAATATTTCTGGAAACGTCCACGCTCAAACATCTTCAGGAAATATCTTGATAAATAACATTGGCGGAAACACGACAATAATAACGGAAAGAGGCGAGGTTCATACAGAAAACATAGCAGGTAACCTTGATGTAGAAAGCTCTGAAGGAAATGTTAAAGTATTTCACTCCAGGCAAAATGTTGTAATAAGTATGAGTAAAGGAAACATATCTTTCTTTGATATAGAAGGAAGCATTGAAGTAAAAGCTACTAAAGCCAAAATAATAGGAGAGTATGTGCAAAAGAATCTAAACATAGTGTTAGAAGAGGGTGACATGTTCCTTGATGACGTGGAAGGAAACATAACTATACATTTTAAACAAGGATCCTTAACTTTAGGAAATAAACATTCTTACCGCATAGAACTTTCCTCAAATAGTGGAGATATAAATTTAGATACAGTGGTAAAAGAAAATGGAAGGTATATAATTGAGACATCAGAAGGAACTATAAATTTGAAAATTCCATCTGATGCATCTACAGCTATAGTAGCAAAGACCATAAAAGGAATTATCTCGTGCGAACTACCATTGATAATTACACAAAGTAGCAAAGATGAATTAACAGGGGTACTTAATCAATATAAAGCTCTAATTAAGCTCACTACATCAGAAGGAGATATAAACATAAGGAAGAAGTAA
- a CDS encoding Clp1/GlmU family protein, with product MVLDLSDQERIIILLGKVDTGKTTLALLLANKLISEGKKVAVVDADPGQSDIGPPGTLGLGFLDGKVEKLSEVSPVKLAFIGSTSPGGPFIWPTLWGLGDLVSFACRDRDIVIIDSSGLIMGKDGYTLVKSKISVVKPDVVIFLGNERDYLHLIDEFSRYTRVVVLPSPSGVRIKTLEERRSNRIKMWKAYFKNAIEVELAWNDVKVGGFPHFGVGIPLSKTAVQELSFKIGTGILWAEKCNGKLKILTVSYPERGIDAELEWIHIGSLKHTLLGLEGNEGLLDVGLVLEIDERKLLIKTPCTKIGDINKILLSKLRVDEEVFK from the coding sequence TTGGTTCTAGATTTGAGTGATCAAGAGAGAATAATTATTTTGCTTGGGAAGGTGGATACAGGGAAAACTACACTTGCTCTCCTTTTAGCTAACAAGTTAATTTCTGAGGGAAAGAAAGTTGCAGTTGTTGATGCTGACCCGGGGCAATCAGATATAGGTCCACCCGGAACATTGGGTTTAGGCTTTCTGGATGGTAAGGTTGAAAAGCTTTCGGAAGTTTCTCCAGTTAAGCTTGCCTTTATAGGCTCTACATCTCCAGGAGGGCCTTTTATTTGGCCTACGTTGTGGGGATTAGGGGATCTTGTTAGTTTTGCTTGCAGGGATAGAGATATAGTAATTATAGACTCTTCTGGTCTAATAATGGGAAAGGATGGGTATACCCTTGTAAAAAGTAAAATTTCCGTTGTTAAACCAGATGTTGTTATTTTTTTGGGAAATGAGAGAGATTATCTTCATCTTATAGATGAGTTTTCGAGGTACACTCGTGTGGTAGTTTTACCATCACCTTCTGGGGTTAGGATAAAAACTTTAGAGGAAAGACGCTCTAATCGCATTAAAATGTGGAAAGCTTACTTTAAAAACGCTATTGAAGTTGAGCTTGCGTGGAATGATGTTAAAGTGGGAGGATTTCCTCACTTTGGTGTAGGAATACCTTTAAGTAAAACTGCTGTTCAAGAACTTTCCTTTAAGATTGGTACAGGGATCTTGTGGGCTGAAAAGTGCAATGGGAAGTTAAAAATTCTTACCGTTTCTTATCCAGAACGTGGGATTGACGCTGAATTAGAGTGGATACATATAGGGAGTCTAAAACATACACTTCTAGGGCTCGAGGGAAACGAGGGACTTTTAGATGTTGGATTAGTCTTAGAGATAGATGAGAGAAAACTTTTGATTAAGACTCCTTGTACAAAGATAGGTGATATTAATAAAATATTGCTATCTAAGTTGAGAGTTGATGAAGAAGTATTTAAATAA
- a CDS encoding DUF4097 domain-containing protein, with protein MKEPFRQVEERIILITEGTKLIIKNIYGSTKLKTWDHPELKVKLTKSILGEIEENEAEQKLKHIELKEKKGSKEVTMETMIPNFIIRPGLKFTIDLDILAPPHINLEIDTGLQKLNGSKKEGNIEISYRENFTTLISNIKGNIDISCGSADIEIKNSEGKIIVNSLSGTVQIKNCSGEMYINNESGNNYLDGCSGSITLKTKSGNVFLKNVESLYLNIKTSSGNIKADINILADGTYQLETHSGWIKLKIPYYSSCHIEFDTICGKIFSEYSFETKENKLKLGEAKGSLIVKSSSGDIYLIHGFMEEEKDVYLSQ; from the coding sequence ATGAAAGAACCTTTCAGACAAGTGGAAGAAAGAATAATACTTATAACAGAAGGAACTAAACTAATAATAAAAAACATCTATGGAAGTACTAAATTAAAAACATGGGATCATCCAGAATTAAAGGTTAAGCTAACCAAAAGCATATTGGGGGAAATTGAAGAAAATGAGGCAGAGCAAAAGCTAAAACACATAGAACTAAAAGAGAAAAAAGGAAGTAAAGAAGTAACTATGGAAACGATGATCCCTAATTTCATTATAAGGCCAGGCCTTAAATTTACTATAGATTTAGACATTCTTGCTCCCCCACATATTAACTTAGAAATAGATACAGGTCTTCAAAAGCTAAATGGAAGTAAGAAAGAAGGAAATATAGAAATATCTTATAGGGAAAACTTTACTACGTTAATATCTAATATAAAAGGAAATATAGACATATCCTGTGGATCTGCAGACATAGAAATTAAAAACTCTGAAGGGAAAATAATAGTAAATAGTTTAAGCGGAACAGTTCAAATTAAAAATTGTTCGGGAGAGATGTATATTAATAACGAAAGCGGTAATAATTATTTAGATGGATGTAGTGGATCTATAACATTAAAAACCAAAAGCGGAAATGTATTTCTGAAAAATGTAGAAAGCCTGTACTTAAACATTAAAACATCTAGTGGAAATATAAAAGCAGATATCAACATTTTAGCTGATGGAACCTATCAACTCGAGACCCATTCTGGATGGATAAAGTTAAAAATACCGTATTATTCCTCTTGCCATATAGAATTTGACACAATATGTGGTAAAATCTTTAGTGAGTATTCCTTCGAAACAAAGGAAAATAAATTGAAACTTGGAGAAGCCAAAGGAAGCCTTATAGTAAAATCTTCAAGTGGCGACATATATTTAATTCATGGCTTCATGGAGGAAGAAAAAGATGTTTATCTTAGCCAATGA